A window from Pseudomonas frederiksbergensis encodes these proteins:
- a CDS encoding inositol monophosphatase family protein gives MRPLFKREHIPELEKCLYEARKQLRRYWAGTLAGLPNFDTGNKYWNNSQTQYDLDCQDILYNCLSNISMRITIYSEENVSTVTFGDQGEFYLLIDPLDGTHNAALGFPAYTSSVALYHEGAYVFGWIYDISRDLVYTAALSEGAYLQSPVIVKRLQTRKVQRIEDMHISFHRPKDKREKAIIENIIWSAYKIRVYSCSSLEICLIAAGALDAFIDIDTPGHERSCDIAAAELILREAGGSLFDKTGHPRFSLPPSAASLLDNGTLIALSSEELIRLIL, from the coding sequence ATGAGACCATTATTTAAACGGGAACACATTCCTGAACTAGAAAAATGCCTCTACGAGGCCAGAAAACAATTACGCCGTTATTGGGCAGGAACCCTGGCCGGCCTACCAAACTTCGACACGGGAAACAAATACTGGAATAACTCCCAGACTCAATATGACTTAGATTGTCAGGACATATTGTATAACTGCCTTTCTAATATCAGCATGCGAATCACGATCTATTCCGAAGAGAATGTTTCAACAGTCACATTTGGTGATCAAGGTGAGTTCTATCTACTTATAGACCCTCTAGATGGCACACACAACGCAGCTTTAGGGTTTCCTGCTTATACATCTAGCGTGGCACTTTACCACGAAGGCGCCTATGTGTTTGGCTGGATCTATGATATTTCAAGAGACTTAGTCTATACCGCCGCATTGAGTGAGGGAGCTTACCTTCAGTCGCCCGTTATTGTGAAACGACTTCAGACTCGTAAAGTTCAGAGAATAGAAGACATGCACATCTCTTTTCATCGCCCTAAAGATAAAAGAGAAAAAGCCATAATCGAAAATATCATATGGTCCGCATATAAAATCCGCGTCTACTCTTGCTCATCATTGGAAATTTGCCTTATCGCTGCCGGGGCTCTTGATGCCTTTATTGATATAGATACACCGGGACATGAACGTAGCTGCGATATTGCCGCAGCAGAATTGATTCTAAGGGAAGCGGGTGGATCATTATTTGATAAGACAGGACATCCTAGATTCTCCCTGCCTCCATCGGCCGCTTCCCTTTTAGACAATGGAACGTTAATTGCCTTGTCTTCCGAAGAACTGATACGACTTATCTTGTAG
- a CDS encoding radical SAM protein — translation MLTNTVNLKLELLCNGVSFTRDFLEYYQAQMDHIEKRRAYGTGDSIILSSSIRTPQEIILEGQIISAANHNPNSDYRIALEQETPVLKHGKKTIKITFPRRPISYGKHLSNGELFEQHITVYGNSTLGIFSPGHCYYFNDGHECKFCSLGSARDSLSDHKMRIKGSMAGEAIGMAINNESDRYKRVLLNGGTIPNYDKGYSIHMDLLEQVKNKNLQSRLDYHLISMPPKDFRLFDRFKKIGNNMSMSLEVFNPRLFSEVCPGKARDYTRERFLAAFEAAVEVLGRGNVYAGFVAGMEPLESIIEGIEYFGDMGVVPAVAVFHPDAGSQYSNRRRPSMDFLKSLGKKMSDIYRREGFQPLIEGSGRNSLDTEAYLGGFA, via the coding sequence ATGTTAACAAACACTGTAAATCTGAAACTTGAATTGTTATGCAACGGAGTTAGCTTTACTAGAGACTTCTTAGAATATTACCAAGCTCAAATGGATCATATTGAAAAAAGGCGAGCTTACGGAACAGGTGACAGTATAATTCTTAGCTCAAGCATTCGCACTCCACAAGAAATAATTCTCGAAGGGCAGATTATTTCCGCTGCCAATCACAACCCAAACTCAGATTACCGTATAGCCTTAGAGCAAGAAACACCAGTTCTCAAACATGGAAAAAAAACCATAAAAATTACATTCCCTAGGCGACCTATATCTTATGGAAAGCACCTGAGTAACGGCGAGCTATTTGAGCAGCATATAACCGTCTATGGTAATTCTACACTCGGAATCTTCTCCCCCGGACACTGTTATTATTTTAACGATGGTCATGAATGCAAATTTTGCTCTCTGGGATCAGCAAGAGACAGCTTATCTGATCATAAGATGCGAATAAAAGGCAGCATGGCTGGCGAAGCAATAGGCATGGCTATTAACAATGAGAGCGACCGATATAAGAGGGTATTATTGAATGGAGGCACGATCCCAAACTACGACAAAGGATACTCAATACATATGGACTTACTTGAACAGGTAAAGAATAAAAACCTGCAAAGCCGTTTGGACTACCACTTAATTTCGATGCCTCCCAAGGACTTTCGTCTTTTTGATCGATTCAAAAAAATTGGCAATAATATGTCAATGAGCCTGGAGGTATTTAATCCTAGATTATTTTCGGAAGTTTGCCCGGGCAAAGCTCGCGATTATACTCGCGAAAGATTTCTTGCCGCTTTCGAGGCAGCTGTGGAAGTTTTAGGTCGTGGCAATGTATATGCAGGGTTTGTTGCTGGAATGGAACCATTAGAGTCAATTATTGAGGGCATTGAATACTTTGGCGACATGGGAGTAGTGCCTGCTGTTGCAGTGTTTCACCCTGACGCAGGTTCACAATACTCTAACAGGAGGCGCCCCTCAATGGACTTCCTGAAGTCACTTGGAAAAAAAATGTCGGACATATATCGCAGAGAGGGGTTTCAACCATTAATTGAGGGTAGCGGCAGAAACTCGTTGGACACTGAAGCTTACTTAGGGGGATTCGCATGA
- a CDS encoding dTMP kinase: protein MSYLAKQALFIAFEGTDGAGKSTVARATYDKIYESHSKLKYVDKNRPPVSLGYTEFHMSRIREILWDYPDDAPLDQLGDRHWISLIAAWFQATDYAAIRPLMDSGFSCIADGWYYKYLARFLLKDAGLAEEALAIFSTIRKPDAVIFLDVDPVLAAQRKGSFRLSESGAYDGGNENRLKSFIDYQNRVRSSYERCGLANWVRIDTTDLSEAAVLDRAVSAVHNILRGT from the coding sequence ATGAGTTATTTAGCTAAACAAGCTTTATTTATCGCGTTTGAAGGCACTGACGGAGCGGGGAAATCTACTGTTGCAAGGGCAACATATGACAAGATTTATGAATCCCATTCCAAACTAAAATATGTAGATAAAAATCGTCCACCGGTATCATTGGGGTATACAGAATTTCATATGTCCCGCATACGTGAAATCCTTTGGGATTACCCAGATGACGCCCCCTTGGATCAATTAGGCGATAGGCATTGGATAAGTTTAATTGCAGCATGGTTTCAAGCGACAGATTATGCTGCCATCAGGCCATTAATGGACTCCGGGTTTAGCTGCATCGCAGATGGTTGGTACTATAAATACTTAGCACGCTTTTTACTCAAAGACGCAGGTTTGGCTGAAGAGGCGTTAGCAATATTCTCAACAATTAGAAAACCTGATGCCGTCATTTTCCTGGATGTCGATCCGGTTCTTGCGGCGCAGAGAAAAGGATCTTTTCGTCTTAGCGAGAGCGGGGCCTACGATGGTGGCAATGAAAATCGCCTTAAAAGTTTCATTGATTATCAGAATAGAGTTCGATCCAGTTATGAGCGATGTGGTTTGGCTAATTGGGTGAGGATCGATACGACCGACCTTAGTGAGGCGGCTGTACTCGATAGAGCGGTGAGCGCGGTACACAACATACTCCGCGGGACATAG
- a CDS encoding GNAT family N-acetyltransferase, giving the protein MNTVIRHVTPADLDRCYAIETVAYEGDEAATREKIATRIATWPEGFIVAEVDGVVAGFINSGAAFQVEMSDEAFKELIGHDPAGPHVVIMSVVVHPDFQGQGLAKRLMGEFIERMRARGKTDIHLMCKERHIPLYAGFGFAYIKPSASDHGGMAWHEMVLELLHD; this is encoded by the coding sequence ATGAACACCGTCATCCGCCACGTCACACCTGCTGATCTGGACCGCTGCTACGCCATCGAAACTGTTGCCTACGAAGGCGACGAAGCCGCCACCCGCGAAAAAATCGCCACGCGCATTGCCACCTGGCCCGAAGGATTCATCGTGGCCGAAGTCGACGGCGTCGTAGCCGGTTTCATCAATTCCGGTGCGGCGTTTCAGGTGGAAATGTCGGACGAGGCGTTCAAGGAACTGATCGGCCACGACCCGGCCGGCCCGCACGTGGTCATCATGTCGGTGGTGGTGCACCCGGATTTTCAGGGGCAGGGGCTGGCGAAACGGTTGATGGGCGAATTCATCGAGCGGATGCGCGCGCGGGGTAAGACCGACATCCATCTGATGTGCAAGGAGCGGCACATTCCGCTGTATGCCGGGTTCGGGTTTGCCTACATCAAGCCTTCAGCGTCTGACCATGGCGGGATGGCGTGGCATGAGATGGTGTTGGAGTTATTACATGATTAA
- a CDS encoding GyrI-like domain-containing protein, with amino-acid sequence MDEQTGVETAKPRFEHGHFLLIAGLGGRFTQETSKKIPDLWEKFIPEIGKIPGQKNEVTYGICCNPDGKGGFEYIAGVEISKLDDLPEKYRWVEVQPQHYAVFEHKGPLDQLPQTFQYIWKTWLPQSGYQAADAPEFERYSEDFNPKLNTGVLEIWLPLKP; translated from the coding sequence ATGGATGAGCAAACAGGCGTCGAAACGGCCAAGCCACGCTTCGAGCACGGTCACTTCCTGCTCATTGCAGGGCTTGGCGGACGATTTACCCAGGAAACCTCCAAGAAAATCCCCGATCTCTGGGAGAAATTCATCCCCGAGATTGGCAAAATTCCCGGTCAAAAAAACGAAGTGACCTACGGCATCTGCTGCAATCCGGATGGCAAGGGCGGCTTCGAATACATTGCCGGCGTTGAAATCAGCAAGCTCGACGACTTGCCCGAGAAATACCGTTGGGTCGAGGTCCAGCCTCAGCACTATGCCGTGTTCGAGCACAAAGGCCCTCTCGATCAGTTGCCCCAGACCTTCCAGTACATCTGGAAAACCTGGCTGCCGCAGTCCGGTTATCAGGCGGCCGACGCGCCGGAATTCGAACGCTACAGCGAAGACTTCAACCCGAAACTCAACACTGGCGTGCTTGAAATCTGGCTGCCGCTCAAGCCTTGA